From Curtobacterium sp. MCBA15_012:
CACCCGGCGCCCGCGTTCTACTACCAGCCCGGCGGCGGCCCGCTGCTCGACATGGGGCCGTACTACCTGACGAGCCTGGTGTCGTTCTTCGGGCCGGTCGTCCGGGTGAGCGGTGCCTCGACGCGGTCGGACCGGGAGCGCACCATCGGCACCGGCCCCGCCTCGGGCACACCGCTCCGGGTGGACGTCGACACGCACGTGGTCGCGGTCCTGGAGCACGCCGACGGCGTGGTCTCGACGCTGACGGTGTCGTTCGAGGTGTGGGCCACCCGGGCGCCGCTGTTCGAGGTGTACGGCACCGCGGGCACCCTCGGCGTCCCCGACCCGAACCGGTTCTCCGATGCGGTGTCGATCGCCGACGCGGCCACCCGCGAGTGGCGCGAGCTGCCGACGAGCGCCGGGTACGCCGACGCCGGTCGCGGCTACGGCCTCGCCGACATGGCGCACGCGATCGCCACCGACCGTCCGCACCGGGCGTCCGGCGACCTCGCGTTCCACGTGCTCGAGGTGATGGAGGCGGTGGCCACCGCGGCCCGCGAGCACACCGTGGTCGACGTGCGGTCGCGCGTCGACCGACCCGACACCGTGCCCGGCGGGGCCACCCCGGGGTCCTGGTGACCCGACGCACACGCGAGGAAGGACGACGACGATGACGACGACGGACGGAACCGGCGAGACGGGCGCGAGCAGCGCCTCCCGGCCGGAGGGTGGTGCCCGGTCCACGCGACCGGTCACGCTGTTCACCGGCCAGTGGGCGGACCTGCCCTTCGAGGAGGTCGCCCGCCTGGCGGGGGAGTGGGGCTACGACGGCCTGGAGATCGCCTGCTGGGGCGACCACCTGGACGTCC
This genomic window contains:
- a CDS encoding Gfo/Idh/MocA family protein, with amino-acid sequence MGEPMKVGVVGVGVISQQYFEHFPALPGLELTAVADIDVDRARSVGAAQGVRGTSVDELIAADDVDVVLNLTIPAAHAEVATRALEAGKHVYGEKPLATSTAEAQPVLDLARRSGLRVGSAPDTVLGTGIQTARHALDSGAIGTPVGAAVSWSAPGHELWHPAPAFYYQPGGGPLLDMGPYYLTSLVSFFGPVVRVSGASTRSDRERTIGTGPASGTPLRVDVDTHVVAVLEHADGVVSTLTVSFEVWATRAPLFEVYGTAGTLGVPDPNRFSDAVSIADAATREWRELPTSAGYADAGRGYGLADMAHAIATDRPHRASGDLAFHVLEVMEAVATAAREHTVVDVRSRVDRPDTVPGGATPGSW